In one Bacteroidales bacterium genomic region, the following are encoded:
- a CDS encoding T9SS type A sorting domain-containing protein — MKKKMINLLAIVIIITSTCITTVAQVYFNDSDPVIMKLGNNSFYEIGFRKTNGSIEYITDKTTGMDISLGSRDGNLWSIKKSYSDISYFGGANYDAIAANQFSYAWDALTGTLIFSYTPDSFAVQSITASVIVNASVNAFFDLQLSLSNNYNDTLEIISFPSNLVFMENEMQKAYLPIIPGIVLDASFFTQSRSFIMAYPGWPGVFADFIYQQLQGGSFAMYALFNSAPVSSLIFGYKNDYGYIPSTSYRHEFFAFVLDSANWTSPVMRIRISESIQAAIAGYRQDNGIDTLSSIKTKLGTKFDQTSKASLVKVDFQWPPLGFGITNYVDYDSVFSILPSPSIIHPVGYTPNGFDRDPPDFLPPNPDLGTTTDFRAMFDKAHDRGLLVMPYTNPTFWNDSSNTVLNQLPPLTTIDIAVIKPDGQPLTETYGQNTGIVVSPKHPFVESRVDTLMKEMTEDVLSDFVFEDQIGTRGFRADMNPFSDSLTAFLPGWIAHAKKHAAKGLATEMGFDRILEWEIGFHGGVLLIDRNGDADAVWGAGNWNYYPITSLMAHDKVFFYQHDLAIETPTHDLSTLSWNLAFGFMLNYDFIYAYLTMPDWPDWLEVVGAFQSHVVSRYADNKMLNYMNLMDSVTLSTFDSVTVVTNWSNTSSFTSGLHTISPEGALVASIDSTLTGGIFTAYNSISLSSGDHYLIVEKTPALDSIRVWQPLGNNTPLTILRPDGWTDPSSIHVYAIAKDNIIEVVKIIDSGTITFNWDNLVSGIEIDHYLLTSGINNSVNETETNITLHISPNPTHSETIITYQLPESGKVNITVLNLMGQQISVLTNKQQQTGKYTFIWNGKNENGETVPTGIYILRFSINEKILSKKILKL, encoded by the coding sequence ATGAAGAAAAAGATGATTAATTTATTAGCAATTGTAATTATTATTACATCGACTTGTATTACGACTGTTGCCCAGGTCTATTTTAATGACTCAGACCCTGTAATAATGAAACTGGGCAATAACTCGTTCTATGAGATCGGGTTTAGGAAAACCAACGGCTCCATAGAATATATAACCGATAAAACAACAGGAATGGATATTTCTTTAGGGTCGCGTGATGGGAATCTTTGGAGTATAAAAAAATCGTATTCAGACATAAGTTATTTTGGAGGCGCTAACTATGATGCCATTGCCGCAAATCAATTCAGTTATGCCTGGGATGCTCTGACCGGCACACTAATCTTTTCTTATACACCTGATTCTTTTGCTGTTCAAAGTATCACTGCTTCTGTAATCGTTAATGCTTCCGTTAATGCTTTTTTTGATTTACAACTCTCGCTTAGTAATAACTATAACGACACACTGGAAATCATCAGTTTTCCTTCCAATCTGGTTTTCATGGAAAATGAAATGCAGAAAGCCTATTTGCCAATTATTCCGGGTATTGTTTTAGATGCATCCTTCTTCACGCAGAGCAGATCTTTTATAATGGCTTATCCTGGCTGGCCGGGAGTTTTTGCCGATTTTATTTATCAACAACTGCAAGGCGGAAGTTTTGCTATGTATGCACTTTTTAATAGCGCTCCAGTGTCTTCATTGATTTTTGGATATAAAAATGATTACGGATATATTCCTAGTACTTCTTATCGCCATGAGTTTTTTGCTTTTGTATTGGACAGTGCAAATTGGACCAGTCCCGTCATGCGTATTCGAATCTCCGAAAGCATTCAAGCGGCAATAGCCGGATACCGACAGGACAATGGTATAGACACCTTATCCTCTATTAAAACAAAACTCGGAACCAAGTTCGATCAAACCTCCAAAGCTTCGTTGGTTAAGGTGGATTTTCAATGGCCTCCTTTAGGGTTCGGCATTACTAATTATGTTGATTATGACTCTGTTTTTTCCATTTTGCCATCCCCATCAATTATTCATCCTGTAGGATATACTCCTAATGGATTTGATAGAGACCCACCTGATTTTTTACCGCCAAACCCGGATTTAGGAACAACCACAGATTTTCGGGCAATGTTTGATAAAGCCCATGACAGGGGATTGTTGGTAATGCCCTATACAAATCCTACCTTTTGGAATGATAGTTCTAATACGGTGCTAAATCAGTTACCTCCTCTTACAACGATTGATATTGCAGTGATAAAGCCCGATGGACAACCTTTAACAGAAACCTATGGCCAAAATACCGGTATTGTAGTCTCGCCAAAACATCCTTTTGTTGAGTCTCGTGTTGATACCCTTATGAAGGAAATGACAGAAGATGTGCTCAGTGATTTTGTTTTTGAAGATCAGATTGGAACACGGGGATTTAGGGCTGATATGAATCCCTTTTCCGATTCGCTTACGGCTTTTCTCCCTGGTTGGATAGCGCATGCAAAGAAACATGCCGCCAAAGGTTTGGCAACTGAAATGGGATTTGACCGCATACTTGAATGGGAAATAGGATTTCATGGTGGAGTACTTTTGATTGATCGGAATGGGGATGCAGATGCAGTGTGGGGAGCAGGAAACTGGAATTATTACCCTATTACATCGCTAATGGCACACGATAAGGTGTTTTTTTATCAGCACGACTTAGCGATAGAAACCCCTACCCATGACCTTTCAACGCTTAGCTGGAACCTAGCCTTTGGGTTTATGCTGAATTACGATTTTATATATGCCTATCTAACCATGCCTGATTGGCCTGATTGGCTGGAGGTCGTAGGCGCTTTTCAATCACATGTTGTATCCCGCTATGCAGATAATAAAATGCTTAATTATATGAACCTGATGGACAGTGTGACATTAAGTACCTTTGATTCGGTTACCGTAGTTACTAATTGGAGTAACACTTCAAGTTTTACATCCGGGTTGCACACCATTTCTCCTGAAGGCGCCTTGGTTGCCAGTATTGACAGTACATTAACCGGAGGCATTTTTACTGCATACAATAGTATATCCTTATCTTCGGGAGATCATTACCTAATTGTAGAGAAAACACCCGCACTAGATTCTATAAGAGTTTGGCAGCCGTTAGGCAACAATACACCTCTTACGATTCTACGTCCTGACGGTTGGACAGACCCCAGTTCCATTCATGTTTATGCAATTGCGAAAGACAATATAATCGAAGTAGTAAAGATAATTGATTCAGGTACAATTACTTTTAATTGGGATAATTTGGTTTCAGGAATAGAGATTGACCATTATTTATTAACCTCCGGCATAAATAACAGCGTCAACGAAACGGAGACAAACATAACTCTTC
- a CDS encoding AlwI family type II restriction endonuclease, which translates to MARRQSTYKPLLFTTTVRNPKRMKGLLHILAKFNNQTLTTELSEKIIGELFRYGIYRPIKVSDEIKQKWSSTKKGEFSEIILSDEDVSYILENNPQSHKEAGFEKGWPSRFATIFDFAKELGFVYFWTNENIEFSEIGLKLANSINVEIQEEYILFSEPNPELEQQAFLHAMAKYQRNNPFIRVLNNNVPLILLLEVIQELNNDSTFNGAGISKLELPLVLYWKNNDAKSLYLRIKELRDLQGYNPSWEVITEICQDEIMEGKDIERDAKSIMVDYPDEFIRKMRLTGLISLRGGGRFIDINKNEEEKVSYVLENYSEYPTFETEREYFDYMAITDESLITDTSRTIEIEENDKLLSKWIEHYSWELIKKELEILSKRGKSKDDILKYLSHPIRLEFLTAIAIKSKHKNVIVIPNYPADDEGIPTSTAGGQGNQGDIECLEEKNGILVEVTMSGGRTQTMMEVWPIERHLKTFSEKIEANSMCHFIAPTIFADSHRQIEYVKHTSGFDIKARSIDEFVEYLESNDSLYELN; encoded by the coding sequence ATGGCAAGACGGCAATCGACTTACAAACCCTTACTTTTCACAACAACAGTGAGAAATCCGAAAAGGATGAAAGGGCTTTTACACATACTGGCAAAGTTTAATAATCAAACTTTAACTACGGAACTTTCTGAGAAAATAATTGGAGAGTTGTTTCGGTATGGAATATATCGACCAATAAAGGTGTCAGATGAAATTAAACAAAAATGGTCATCTACAAAAAAGGGGGAATTTTCAGAAATTATTTTATCTGACGAAGATGTTAGTTATATTTTAGAAAATAATCCTCAAAGTCATAAAGAAGCAGGTTTTGAGAAAGGTTGGCCTTCAAGATTTGCTACAATATTTGATTTTGCAAAAGAATTAGGGTTTGTGTATTTCTGGACTAATGAAAATATTGAATTCTCTGAAATTGGATTAAAATTAGCAAATTCGATAAATGTTGAAATCCAGGAGGAATATATTTTGTTTTCAGAACCTAATCCTGAGCTTGAACAACAAGCATTTTTGCACGCAATGGCTAAATATCAAAGAAACAATCCTTTTATTCGTGTTCTGAACAACAACGTGCCACTAATTTTATTGTTAGAAGTTATTCAAGAACTCAATAACGATAGTACTTTTAACGGTGCAGGTATTTCAAAATTAGAACTTCCTCTTGTTTTATATTGGAAGAACAATGATGCTAAAAGTCTTTATTTGAGAATAAAAGAGTTGAGAGATCTACAGGGTTATAATCCAAGTTGGGAAGTAATTACCGAAATATGTCAGGACGAAATTATGGAAGGTAAAGATATAGAACGTGATGCCAAATCAATTATGGTTGATTATCCTGATGAGTTTATCAGAAAAATGAGATTGACTGGTTTAATTTCTTTACGTGGAGGTGGTCGATTTATTGATATAAATAAAAATGAAGAAGAAAAAGTATCATATGTTCTTGAAAATTATTCTGAATACCCAACTTTTGAAACTGAAAGAGAGTATTTCGATTATATGGCTATAACTGATGAAAGTTTAATAACTGACACAAGCAGAACCATTGAAATTGAGGAAAATGATAAATTATTATCTAAATGGATTGAGCATTATTCTTGGGAATTGATTAAAAAAGAACTTGAAATTCTTTCAAAAAGAGGAAAATCAAAAGATGATATTTTGAAATACTTATCGCATCCTATTAGATTGGAATTTTTAACAGCTATTGCAATAAAAAGCAAACATAAAAATGTTATTGTAATACCAAATTATCCAGCAGATGATGAAGGTATACCAACATCAACAGCAGGAGGGCAAGGCAATCAAGGAGATATTGAGTGCTTAGAAGAAAAAAATGGGATTTTAGTAGAAGTAACTATGTCTGGTGGCAGAACTCAAACAATGATGGAAGTTTGGCCTATTGAAAGACATTTAAAAACATTTTCTGAAAAAATAGAAGCAAATTCAATGTGTCATTTCATTGCACCAACAATTTTTGCTGATAGCCATAGGCAAATTGAATATGTTAAACATACCTCAGGTTTTGATATTAAAGCACGTTCAATTGATGAATTTGTAGAATATTTAGAGAGTAACGATAGTTTATATGAACTGAATTAA